In a genomic window of Seriola aureovittata isolate HTS-2021-v1 ecotype China chromosome 11, ASM2101889v1, whole genome shotgun sequence:
- the zgc:136439 gene encoding uncharacterized protein zgc:136439, which translates to MKAVILAAGYGTRLQRDVVADSSGRFAHLAGTAKPLLPVGHCALISHWVHALTASDAVDSIYVVTNALYHAAFEEWAAGFTDVKILSDQTRNNDERLGAVACLQLAVKHFKIADHVVVIGGDTLFKEDFSLSKVKERFSDLRAKHEDSCLVLSYQCKDEETHKYGILEVDNDLCVLCMKEKPLPSETKSRRACPCFYMFSKKSLPLLDTFLEEKKEAPIEEKDAPGNFMSWLIPRKPVYVHQISGRFDVGNLPSYIECDLYFREKLQDVKSYMV; encoded by the exons ATGAAAGCTGTAATTCTCGCCGCTGGGTACGGAACCAGGCTCCAGAGGGATGTGGTGGCCGACAGCAGCGGGAGGTTCGCTCACCTGGCCGGCACTGCCAAGCCGCTACTGCCGGTGGGACACTGTGCTTTGATATCCCACTGGGTCCATGCCCTGACCGCTTCTGACGCTGTGGACTCTATTTATGTTGTT ACTAACGCTCTTTACCATGCTGCATTTGAAGAGTGGGCTGCAGGTTTCACAGATGTCAAGATTCTCAGCGATCAGACAAGAAACAatgat GAACGTCTTGGTGCTGTGGCCTGCCTGCAGCTTGCAGTAAAGCACTTCAAGATAGCTGACCACGTTGTAGTTATTGGAGG TGATACACTCTTCAAAGAAGATTTTAGCCTCAGTAAAGTTAAAGAGAGGTTTTCTGACCTCCGAGCAAAGCATGAGGACAGCTGTCTAGTGCTCTCGTACCAGTGCAAGGATGAAG AAACCCATAAATACGGGATACTGGAAGTAGACAATGATCTGTGTGTCCTCTGTATGAAGGAGAAACCTCTTCCTTCTGAGACAAAGTCAAGGAGAGCA TGTCCTTGTTTCTATATGTTTTCAAAGAAAAGCCTTCCTCTGCTGGATACCTTCCTTGAGGAAAAGAAG GAAGCTCCTATTGAAGAGAAAGATGCCCCAGGAAACTTTATGTCTTGGCTCATTCCAAG gAAGCCAGTGTACGTTCATCAGATTTCTGGGCGTTTCGATGTTGGAAACCTGCCATCCTATATTGAATGTGACCTTTACTTCAGAGAAAAACTTCAAGATGTCAAGTCGTACATGGTGTAG